The Verrucomicrobium spinosum DSM 4136 = JCM 18804 DNA segment GACTTTTATCATCGCGTCTGGATGTACTACGACAAGCCAGAGGCGTGGAAGCAGCAGAAGAAGACTGAGTACGGCAACAAGGGTCAGGGGACCCCGGCCATGGATGGCGAAAATCGCACCATGTGGATCTTCGAGCCTCACGTGGCAGAGCAGGTGTTCGAGGATTATGTGAAGGAGTTCAATATTCCCGTGCTGCGGGATGAGTGGCTGGATCGCGCCAAGGGGGTGAAGAAGGAGGGCAGTCGCATCACTGGCATCACCATGCTCAGCGGCAAGACCCTCACGGGAAAGATGTTCATCGATGCCACTTACGAGGGTGATCTGATGGCTGCGGCGGCTGTGGACTACCACGTGGGTCGTGAGGCCAACAGCAAGTATGGTGAGACGGCCAATGGCGTGCAGACAGGCGTCTTGCACCACCGGCATCACTTCGGAGTGCTGAAGGACAAGATCAGCCCCTACGTGGTGCCCGGTGATCCCAAGAGTGGCGTGCTGCCGAGAGTCAGCGCCCAGCCCCCGGGAAAATTTGGTGAGGAAGACAAGCGGGTGCAGGCCTACTGCTTCCGCATGTGCCTGACGGATCATCCTGAAAATCGAATCCCATTCGAGAAGCCGGACGGTTATGATCCCAAGCAGTATGAGATGCTGGTTCGTGTATTTGATGCTGGCTGGAGGGAGACGTTTGAGAAATTCGATCCCATCCCGAACCACAAGACGGATACGAACAACCACGGCCCCTTCAGCACGGACAACATCGGGTACAACTATGACTACCCGGATGCCTCGTACGAGCGGCGGAAGGAGATCATCAAGGAGCATGAGACTTATCAAAAAGGCTGGCTCTACTTCATCGCCAATGATCCACGGGTGCCATCTGAAGTGCGCAACGAGATGAAACGCTGGGGATTGCCCAAGGATGAGTTCAAAGACAATGGGAACTGGTCTCCGCAACTCTACATCCGTGAAGCCCGCCGCATGGTGGGAGCCTTCGTCATGACAGAGAATGAGCTGCGCAAAAAGAAGCCCACCCCGGACTCCGTGGGCATGGGCTCCTACACGATCGACTCACACAATGTCCAGCGCTACATCACGCCCGAGGGCTATGTGCAGAATGAAGGCGACATTGGTGTCTCCACCAACGGGCCCTATGAGATCGCTTATGGCTCTCTGGTGCCGAAGAAAGGTCAGGCAGACAACCTGCTGGTGCCCGTCTGTGTCTCCAGCACGCACATCGCCTTCGGCTCCATCCGCATGGAACCGGTGTTCATGATCCTGGCCCAGTCTTCCGCTACTGCTGCTGTCCTGGCCATTGATGCCGGTACCGCCGTGCAGGATGTGCCCTACAAGGTGCTGCGTGAGCGCCTCCTCCAGGATGGTCAGATTCTGGAAGCGCCGCATCTTATCAAGACGGAGGCGAAGGGGGGCATGGATCCTGCCAAGCTGAAGGGCGTGGTGGTGGACGATGCCAAGGCGGAGTTCAAGGGGAACTGGGGGGAAAGCAAGGTCGCCAGGAGATTTATTGGCGAAGGCTACCACCATGATGGCAATGTGAACGATGGCAACTGCACTGCCCGATTCGAGACCGTGCTGCCCAAGTCAGGTGCCTACGAAGTGCGTCTGGCGGTGCCGCACAACACCAACCGCGCCTCCAACGCCAAGGTCAAAGTGCTCACTCCTGACGGTGAAAAGGTGCTTTCCGTGAACCAGAAGGTGATGCCCTCGATCGACGGTCTCTTCGTCTCGCTGGGAACTTTTCAGTTCACGAAAGACGTGGCAGCAGTGGTGACCATCTCCAATGAAGGTGCCGATGGCTACGTGGTGGCTGATGCCGTGCAGTGGCTTTCGAAAAATTAGGAATTAGGGAATGATGAATTAGGAATGAACTCCGCGACTCGTTTCGGGTTGCCGGTGACGAAGGTCTCAGTTCATTCCTAATTTAGAATTCCTAATTCATCAGGGTTGCCTCTATTCGTCCGGCAGCAGTTGTTCTGCAATTCTGTCGGAGAGGGCTTTGCCGGCGCGGGTGAGGATCACCCGGCTGGCCGTGGCGGTCACGAGGCCCTCGGTGACCAGCATCGTCAGGGCTTCGGTTTGGGAAGGCGCGACGCGCTCGCGGCTCATGCCTTCGGCGGTACGCAGTTCCAGGGCCACACGTTCAATGAGCCACTGGCGGTCGCTGAGTTCTTCGGATTCTGTGATGGGCAGACGCCCTTCCTGGACAAGACGAATGTAGCCTGCGGTATCGGAGATGTTCTTCCATCGTACCCGTTGGACGGTGGAGCTGGCGGAAGGGCCGAGGCCAAGGTAGTCGGCGCCTCGCCAGTAGGCCTGGTTGTGCACGGAGCGATGGCCGGGGCGGGCGTAGTTGGAGATCTCGTAGTGCTCGAAGCCGGCAGCCTCGAGGATGTCCATGGTGGACTGGAAGTGGTCAGCGTCACGGTCCTCATCTGTGTCCAGCACACCGGCCTGAAGCTGGGAGAGGAACTCGGTGTCCTCCTCATAGGTCAGATTGTAACACGACACGTGATCGGAACCCAGCGAAAGCGTTTTCTCCAGGCCGGCGTTCCAGACCTTCAACGTCTGGCCGGGGATGGAAAACATGAGATCAACGTTGAGACTGGGGATGCCGGCTTCACGCAGGATCTGAAAGGTCTCGGCGGCTTCATCCGGCGCGTGATCCCGGCCCAGCAGCTTCAAGGTGGGTTCGTCCCAAGCTTGCACGCCCAGGCTGATGCGGGTGACACCCAGTTCCTTCAGCAAGCGGGCCTTGCTGGCGCTCACCGTTTTGGGATTGGCCTCCAGGCCAAACTCATCGAGAACGCTGCCGGATGCGGCGGCAGCTTCCTTTAATCCCGTTAGCAGGTCGGCCAGATGCTTCTCGCTCAACGCGGTCGGCGTGCCGCCACCCAGATAAATGGTGCGGGCGGTTACTGGCATGGTGCGCTGGTGCAACTCCAGTTCCCGGAGCACAGCCTTTACAAAGGCTCCCATATCTGTGCCGCCCAGGGTGTGTTTATAGAAACTACAGTATGGGCAGATCCGATGACAAAAGGGGATGTGAAGGTAAAGATGAGACGGCAAGAGACAGAATCAGATTTCGGATTTAAGATGGAACAAGGAGAAATGTCCAACCAATGAATGGAGCAGAAGAACTGGGCGGGAAACTGCTGGAGGGGGTGTCCCGATCCTTTTATCTCACGCTCAAGGCACTGCCGCAAGGATTGCGAGAGCCGCTTTCCCTGGCGTACCTGCTGGCGCGGGCGGCGGACACCATGGCGGATACGATCCAGGTGCCCGATGCGGTGCGTTTGACCTGCCTGGCCGAGTTTGAAAGGCGGGTGAGACTGCCGCTGCGTGATCCGATTGCCGAGGGGGTGCTGGTGGCCCGCTTGCTGGTGGATTTTGTTCCGCATCAGGAGGATGCGCATGAGGCGCGTCTTCTGGAGCGCCTGCAGGAGGCTATGAATGCTTTCCACGTGTCTCCCGAGGGCCAAAAGTCTGCCATGATGGGGGTGCTGGGCCCCATCATCCAGGGGCAGATGCTGGATATACAGCGCTTTCCTGGAGACGGACAACTGCGTGCGCTGGCAACAACCCGCGACCTGGATGACTATACCTACCTGGTGGCTGGCTGTGTGGGGGAGTTCTGGACGCGCTTGTGTGCGACGGAAGCAGAGGGCTCCTTCAACGAGGGGGTGAGCCTGGATGAGATGGTCAAGCGGGGCATCCGCTATGGAAAGGGTCTGCAACTTGTGAACATTCTGCGCGATCCTGGGAAGGATCTGAAACTGGGGCGGTGCTACATTCCTGAAGAGGCGCTCCAGACCGCGGGGCTGAGTGTGGCGGCGGTGCAGGCGGATCCGGCAAAACTCATGCCGCTCTTGACGCCGTGGAAGAAGCTGTGCCGTGAGCACCTGCACGAAGGCATGCGATATCTCGATGAAGTGAGCAACAAGCGCCTGCTCTATGCCACGGCCTTGCCGTTGCTGTTGGGGATCAAGACGCTGGCACTGATTGAGGCCGCAGACTGGCCCACCCTGCAAGCGGGTGTGAAAGTGTCCCGCGGGGAGGTGAGCAAGGTGCTGCTGGAGGCGGGTATGGCGGTGCTGCGAAAGGGAGGGATGAGAAAGCTGGCGGAAAGATATTTCGGGGGTCGGTGAACCGGTGATTCGGTAATCCAGTGATTCGGTAAAACGGTAACTCAGTGGATCAGAGGTGTGATGCCGTGAGTGTGGTCATCAGCGCGCCAGCGTCTTGGAGTACGGTGGCTTGACACCGTTTTCTGGCCGTGGGCGGAGATTGCCAACCTAGCCGTCTCAGCGAAGCCTATCGTGCGAGCCGTTTTCACCCGGCGGCTGCATCTACATGGTTCGTCCGCTTTCTCGACTGGCGAAAGCGGTGTCAAGCCACCGACACTCCAAGACGCTTCGCGTGTTTGGATGCTGGTGGGCAATGATATGCGATAAGGCCTATGCCCCCCTCGCCGAACTACGCCGCAGGCGCTGGCTTCGTGGCAGGTGCTTTCTCGATCAGCGGCGGGCCTTCATCAGGCTCAAGCCAGCTTCGCCAGCCTTCTTTGATCTCCAACCAGGCCCATTCCGCCAGGAGGGGGAAGAGACGCAGGGTGTCACTACGCTTGAGCATGAAGCCGGGGATGAGGCAGCGATTGGCTTTGTTGGTGCGGCCGAGGGTGCCGACGCGGCGACGGCGGCGGGCGATCTTCGCAAAGCGCCGATTGTAGGTGCTCATCAACTTGGAGAAGATCACGCCGCTGGGCGGGGAAAAAGGAGGGGCGTAGAGGGCGGTCTCCCCGTGATTGTAAGGAGCCTCCACGACGCCCCAGTAGTAGAGGCCGAGGTCGAGGCGGAAGGCGAGGCTCATGAGGTCGAACTCACCCATGTATTCGTACTTGTCCTTGTAGAGGGACTCAAACCAGCGGCGGTGACAGACGCTGAAATCGCGGTTGTACTTCACCACCAGTTCGGTCATGGGTTTGCCATTGTGTTGCTGGGTGATGAGATTGGCAGCGCTGCTGGTGGTGAAGGAGATCCAGTCCATGCCCGGACTGTAGAACGGGTCCATGAACGCGGCCGCATCACCCACGAGCACAAATCCGTCACCGGCAAAGGTGGTGCTGTAGTAGGCCAGATTGCGACGCCAGTGGACGTCCTCCTCGTCATACTCCGCGTCGGCCAGCATTTCCGAGGCCACAGGGTGTTTCATGAGGAAGGTCTTCAGACGATCTGCGACCTTGCCGCCGTCTTGGGGAAAATCGACGATGCGCTGGTCAAACACCACGCCCACACTGACGGAGCCGCCTTTCAGGGGGATCCACCAACTCCACCAGCCGTCGCCAATGATGTGGTTGGTGGCGGTATTGCGAATGCCGTACACGGCGCGGGACCATTCAGGATATTTTTCCGCCAGTTCGCGGGAGTCCCAGTCTTTGACATTGGTCCACCGGGACCAGGCTGCGGCCGTGGGGTGCTCGGTGTTGCTGCGCCACCAGCCATTTTTCCGCGCCAGCACGGCTGCCAGACCGGAGGCGTCCACGATCCAACGGGTGCTGACGGTGCGCTTCTGGCCCTGGTGGCTTACGTCCAGCGTCTGCATGCCACCGTCGTTTAGTGTCACATTCGAAACGGTGGCAGGGCGGATGATTTCGGCACCGGCCAGCCCGGCCCGGCGCAGGACCTCCTCATCAAAGGTGGAGCGGTCGAGCTGGTAGGAGGCGATGCGGGAAAGGTACTTGGCCCCAAGCTCGCTGGCTTCAGAGACATTTTTGACCTCTTCGTTCTTGAACCAGAAACGCAGGCCCTGCTTTACGAGCTGATTCTCATTGAGGTACTGGGTGAGGCCGAGCACGCGCCCCATGAAGAAGGCGCTGACCTCCACCGTGGCCTCGCCCACACGACGTCCCAGTTTCTCTGATTTTTCTACAATGAGGAGCCGGACGCCGGGATTGTGCCGGAGGATCAGCGTGGCGGTGGCGGCACCGGAAAGGGCACCGCCAATGACGACGACATCGTAGGTGGAGTCAGAAGAGGGGGGCTCAACTTGCATGGTCTTTTTCATGCCACAATCATTGCGTTTTGTCTACGTCCGGGCGGGGTGAGGCTGACCATCGGGCTCGGCCGACTTCTGAGCGCCGAACCAGGTGAGCAGCGGGCCGGTCAGGGCGGTGGTGGCCAGGGCCATGATCACCAGCATGGTGAAAACGCGGTCGGATAGAATTCCCAGTTCAAAACCGATGTTGAGGGCGATCAGCTCCATCAGGCCCCGGGTGTTCATGAGGGCTCCCAGTTGGAGAGAGTCGCGCCAGCCCATGCCGGTGAGTCGGGCGGTGAGGGCGGTGCCGCCCAGTTTGCCCAGTGACGCCACAGCAATGATCAGCAGGCAGAGCAGCCAGCCCGACCAGTCGTTCAGCAGCCCGATCTGCGTGCGAAGCCCCGTGAACGCGAAGAAAAGGGGAAGCAGGAGGACGGAGCTGAAGTTCTCAATTCGAACGTTCAACTTGTGACGGAACCCGTGGGCGTGCGGCATGATGGCACCGGCGAGAAAGGCACCGAACAGTGCGTGAATCCCGATGACCTCGGTGCAGAGCGATGCTGCGACCACAATGCACAAGACGGTGGCCATCACGCCCTTTGAGGGATCCTCCGCCTGGAGGCGTTTTTCTCCCAGCAAGCGGGGCAGGCTTGGACGGATGACGAGAACCATGATCCCGATGAACCCTGCTATGAGCAGGAGGTTCAATGCCGAGCCCGTGATGCTGGTAGAGCGGGCAATGGCGACGACAAAGGCCAGGATGCTCCAGGCAGTGACGTCATCCACGGCGGCGCAGGTGATGGCCGTGCTGCCCAGGAAGGTCTTCGTCATGCCGCGTTCCTGAAGGATGCGGGCCAGCACCGGAAAGGCGGTGATGCTCATGGAGATGCCCATGAAAAGAGCGAAGGCCATGAAGGTGGCTCCTTCAGCCGCCATGCTGGTATAAAGGAAATAGGCAAGCACCACTCCCAACAGATACGGGAAGACGATGCTGGCGTGGCTCACCACCACCGCCGTGTGCGCCTTGTTCCGTACATGTCCGACGTTGAGATCCATTCCCACGGAGAACATGAAGAGACACACACCCACCTGGCTGAGAAGTTTGATGGTGCCCAGTGAATCCGCCGGGAAGACAATGTGGAAGAGATCGGGCGTCAAATAGCCGAATAATGAGGGGCCGAGAAGAATGCCGGCGGCCATCTCTCCCACCACTGAAGGCTGGCCCATGAGGGTGAACAGCTTCCCCACCAGCCGTGACGCCGCAATGATGACCACGAGCTGAAGGAACAACTGGCTGAGAGGATTCTTGAAATGTTCCTCCAGGTTTGCCACCATGGCCTCACCCGCGGACTGGGTGGCGGGGGGGGCAGCGTGAGCTGCTGATGCTACGTGGGAGCTAAATCCTTCTGAGGCGGGCAGGTTGGCACCAGTATGAATAACCGCAAAAATGGCGGCTGAGGCGATGGTCAGGATAAGGACATAAATCACGGAGATGCGATTCATGGGGAGCAGGGGAGGGGGAGATAGGTTGACGAAGCGCGCGAAAAAAGGCCCGCCTCCTCCTTTGGGAAAGGCGGGCCTCGCATGCTTCAAAAGCGTCAGGATGTGGCGGCCAGCTCGGGAGTCTTCACCTCGGGTTCGCCGAGGGGGAGATCGTCTGGCAGGGGCACCAGCTCGCGGATTTGATCCCAGAGGACGCTGTAGTCCTTGTTCACATCGCCGCTCAGACAATCGGTCACGGCACCTTGGGCATCAGGATGATTGCGGATAAGCTGGCCAAAGCTGAAGTTGGGGTCATAGAAGGCGTACACGAGCTTCCGCATGTTCTCCACACCCTGGCGGAGCTCCTGGGAGTACTTGGTGAAGCGGGCAGGGCCGAGGTCGTTTTCCTTGAGCGCCTTGCTCACCTCCTCCCCGGCCAGGACACCGCTCTTCATGGCAAACATAAGGCCGCTGCTGAACACAGGATCCAGAAAGGCAAAGGCGTCGCCCACGAGGAGGAGGCCATCGCTGCCACAATGCCTGGCGTGGTGGGTGTACTCACTGGTAATGTGGTACTGCCCCACCTGCTGGCCGTGGGACAGGGATTCCTTGATCCACACATTCTCTTCCACCTCGCGCTTGAAGATGCCTTCGGCGTCCTTGATGCCGTCTCGGGAGAGGTACTTGCCCTCTGCCACCACCCCCACACTGACCATGTCATCGTGCTGGGGGATGTGCCAGAACCAGCCTTTGTCCTTCACAAAGGCCACTGTGGTCTGACCTTCATCAATGCCCGGTTCACGGCGTGAGCCTTTGTAGTAGGTCCAGACGGCCACCTTGTTCAAGTAAGGGTCACGCACGCGCCAGCCGTTGCGGACGGTGGTGAAGGCTTCCTTGCCCGTGCAGTCCAGAGTGATGCGGGCGTGATAGTCCGTGATGGTGCCGTCGTGGCTCTGAGCGCGCACCCCAATGACCTTCTGATCTCCGTCACGCAGCAGTTCGAGGACTTTGGTCTGCTCCTTCACCTCCACACCCTTCTCTCGGGAATTGTCGAGGAGGATCTGATCGAACTCCGAGCGCAGCACCTGCCAGGTGGAGGCGACGGTGTCCTTGTCATAGCGGTTGAAGAAGTAGAACGGCTGGCTGGTGCGGCCATGAGGGGGCACGAAGCAGACGCTGTACTTGTTCACGAAGTGGGACTTCTTCATGCGCTCCACCAAGCCCAGTCGCTCCAGCGGGAAGTAGGTGAAGGGGATGAGGGACTCGCCAATGTGGTAGCGGGGGAACTTCTCCCGCTCCAGGAGGAGCACCTTGTGACCTTCCTCTGCGAGGATGGCCGATGAACTGGAGCCTGCAGGACCGCCGCCAATGACAATGACATCGTATGAGGTGCTCATGCGTGAATGTGGACCAGGTTTTTAATGCCGGAAATGACATTTTGGCATGGGTGTTATGCCGGGTTGATATGAGGGATCAAGGGGTAAGGGAAGAGGGAGAAGGGGCTCAGCCAAGTGACCCACAAGCGGTTGCGAGAATCCCCGGCCAGCGCGTTGCGCCAGGGAAACCAAGAACCAAGAACTTTTTACGCCTTATGCTTCTCCATCCACTCCTTGCCTTCTGGGGTGTCGCTGAAGAGGACGCTGGGGACGTTGCGGATGCCGCTGCGATTCCCTGAGCGTTCTTCGCGTTTGGTGATGACGATGAGCTCGTCACAGAGGCTGAATGCGTAGGGGATGTTGCCGCTGGACATGGAGAACACGCCCTGGAGGTCGAGTTCGCCGATGGCGCCGATACAGTCCTGAATGCGCTCGCCGGAGAGCTTGGAGAAGGCTTCGTCAATGGGGACGAGGGCGAGGGAGGGCTCTTTCCAGCGCGTCTCATGCCGGTTGTAGGCGTGCAGGTAACTGGCGAGGATGGCGACGAAGTAGGGGCTCTGGTTCTCGCCCCCGCTCATCTTGCGGCCTTGCTTGTCCACATCGATGGGCGGTGCATCCGGATTGTGGATGTCTGTGATCTGGAGCTTGTAGTCGTAGTACTGGCGGTAGTCCAGCAGGCGGGCCGCCTCTGGAGTGTTGGCATGGTGGACGAGGGTGTTGAGGAATGAGTCCAGGGCCTGGCGAAGCTCTCCGCCAATGCTGTTGTAGAACAGGCCGTCTTCCTGGTGAAGCGCGTTGAGGTCGATGAGTTCGCGGTAAAACTTGAAGTCCGGGTTGGGCTCGCGGCGGATCTTGTAGAGGTCCCGGCCAATGGGGCGCTTGAGCTGCTTGTTGAGGAGGAAGATGATGTCCTCCACCCGCTTGAGCGCGCGCTGCATGCGGCTGAGGACCTGGGTGCGGAAGAGCGTCTCCCAGCGGGCCTTCTCAGACTGGGCCTTCTTTTCGTACTCAATGATGCTGGCCCCTTCGATGCGGGCAAGCACCCGCTCATACGGAGCAGCGGTCCGGCCGTCTTCGGGCAGGTCGTCGAACTTGGGCTGGAAGGTTTTCTTGAAGTCCGTCATGGCCTGTTTGAGATCGCCTTCCGAACGGATGGCCTCCTCACTGGCGGCGGCGCGGGCTTTCTCGAACTCGCGGGCCATGACGTCCGACACCATGTACCGGTTGCGCATCTCCTCGCGCCAGGTGCGAAGGCGTTCGAGGTGCAAGGAAATATCCACCTGCATCTTGGTGCGGGTGAAGGCCTCCAGGCTCTCATTGAGCTCCTGGCGGCGCTTGTCCAGCATCTTCTCTGTCTGCTCAATCTCGCGGTGGCTGCCTTTGCCGACGATGTCGAGCTTCTCGCTGTTCCATGCGCGGATGCGGGGTTGCCATTCCTCCGCCTGCTCGGCGATGGAGGCGTAAGCAGAGGTGTCCAGATCGGCGAGGGTGCGACGGGCTTTCTCCAGGTTGGACTCCATCTCGGGCAGCGTCTCCAGCTTGCTGAGATCCTGCACCATGCTGTTGTGATCCGGGATCATCTGGGGCAGGAGGTTGATTGACTCCTGAACTGCGCGCTCGATGGGCTCAAGCCGGCGGATCTGTGCCTCGACTTCCTTCAACTGGCTGGCCTTGATGTCGCGCTGGCGTTGCAGGCCGCGCTGACCAATGAAAGGCAGTCCGTCATAGTGGCGGGCGCGGCGGGCCTGGGCGTCGCGCAGGGTGAGGCCGTCTGGCAGGATGGCGGCGGAGTGTTTTTCCAGCTCTGCCAGCGTCTCTACGCAGATCATGCCGCCAAAGAGGTGGTCCAGGATGGCGCGGGCCACGGCGTCGTCGGTCTCAATCTTTTCAGCGAGTGATCCCGGTAGGACCTCCCGTGACAGGGCCAGCGCGCGACGGGGGTGAATGAGGGACTCGGCCGCTGCGAGCACGCTCTGTGAGGCGGGCTTGAGTTCGTGGTAAATCTTCAGCGCGTCCTCGTAGTGCTGCTCGGGAACCACGATGGAGAACTTGTCGGTGAAGGCCACTTCCAGCGCCTCGCGCCAGCGTTCGTCCGTCACTTCACAAAGGTCTCTCAGAGCCCGGGCAGTGGGCTCGCCTGGGAGGCGGGGGAGCCGCTCATTGAGCGTGTGCAGCAGTGGCTGAGGGATCGGCGGCAGGCCGGAACGCAGGGCGGTGAGCTGCTGGCTGAGCTCTTCCTCATGACGACGCAGGGACTGGAGCTTCTGCGTCTCATTGCTCACGGAGCGGCGCAGGTCCTGGCAGAGTTGCTCTGCGGCCGCACGCACGGCGGAGAGAGCGTTGAAGGTGGCGTGGGCTTCGCAATCATCCAGGGTGCGGATGGCCTTTTCCATCGCACGGCCATCCAGAGGGGCCACGATGGAGGCGGCCCGCATCTTCTCCAGCCACTCGCGGGCGTTGTCCACACGTCGGCGCAGGCGGTCTTCCACGCGTGCTTGCAGGCTGCTGAGGCTTTCCACGCGCCCTTCCAGCTCTTTGACCTGGGCGCTGAGCTGGCCGTAGAGACGACCCTCGGAGGTCTCATTGAGCACGGCCAGCAGACGCTCACGCTCGGCGGTGGCTTGCTGGATCTGGCGGTCAAGTTCGTCCAACTGGGCCTGCTCCGCTGCATGGGCCACCTTCAGATCTGCCAGTCGCTTTTCGCCGCTCTCCACCAGTTGCTTGGCGTGCTCATGAGAGAGCTCGCCATGAAGATAGCGGGCCACATCGCGGTCGCGAATGGAGGACTCGAGCTTTTGAGAGAGATCACGGATGCGTTGCAACCGCTCCAACTGGGCGCGGAGAGATTTGAGCTCCTGCTCATAGGATTGGAAGTCCCGATAGCTGGCGGTGACATCCTCCACGGGCACTGATTCCCCAGGGAGCACGAAGCGACGGCAGAAGTCGTCAAAGCTCTTGAGGTTGGTGAAGGACATGGCGCTGGGGAGCAGGCGGTCCAACACTTCGCGGTTGAAATTCAGGTGTTCCGGGTTGCTCATGTCCCGCAGGTACTCGCGGGAGGAGGCAAAGGTGCGACCGGCACGGGCATCAATGAGGGCGCGAAAGGCGGGCAGCTCGCTGGGGCGTTTCTTGCCATCCAGCCAGGCGGTGAGGAAGTCGGCTCGCTCCAGGCTGCCTTTGCAAAAGAAGGGGGTGATCTGGCCGTCGTTCTCGCTGGCATTGCGAAACTCAATGCGCAGGCCCCACGTCTCGATGCGCTGGCCACCTGGCCAGGTGAACTCCAGCGCTACATAGGTGGTGGCCCCTTTGTCGCGATAATAGGTGGGTTGGCCGTTCTCCTCCCGCTTCGTATCGAGCAGGCAGTAGCCCTTGAGTGTGCGGTCACTCTGGGTGCCGGTGGCGCTGCGGTTGAAGTGATGGCGCGCCTTCTCCGGGCCCACCAGCACGAGCATGACCAGGTCCATGAGGATGGACTTGCCGGATCCGGTGAGGCCGGCGAGCACGAGGTTTCCTTTAACCGCCAGGCTGTCCTGGTAACCATACCAGTTGAGCGCATGAATGCGCGTGAGCCGGATGGCGCGGCTGTGGTGGGCGGAGGTGCCTGGCAGGGCGGCTCCGGAAAAGTCCGGGTCATCCAAGGCGGGGGCTCCAGAGGCGGCGGGCATGTTCGGGTAAGGGGAAGAAAAGGGTGGGGGAGGAGCTAGGCTGCGAAGTCGTCTTCCACTGCCCCGAGCGAGCCGGGGGTGGTGTCTGGCACTGCGCCTTCCAGGTCTGTAGTTTCCTCGCGTTTGAAGACGGACGCACTGCGGGTCCAGTCTGCCAGATCCTGAAACGGCACCACGCGGCGGATGGCGGGCAGGACTTCGATGCCGGAATCTTCAAAGGGCTCGGCCAGCGTGAAGCGGATGAGATTGAACCGGGCGGCCTGACGCAGGATCTCCCGCAGGCGGGTGCGGGTGGGCAGGCTGGCGAGGTCCGGGAGAAGCTGATCCTTCAGGAGGGAATTGAGTTCGCCCACGCTGAGCAGTGCCTGAGTCTGGCCTTCATCACGCCACCGCACATCCCCGGCGTACCACAGCGCCAGCCAGATCAACGTCGCGTCCTGACGAAGCCGAAGCTGCAGGCTGGCGATCCGCGGCAGGGCCTGGACCATGCGCTCCTCATGAAGAAGGGCCACGTCCAGCCCCAGCAGGGTGGCGGTCTCTCTCAGCCATTCAAAGTTCTGCCGGCACCAGTGATAGAGGGCCGACTGGCCAGCCTCCAAACCGAGGATGGAGCCGTGCGTGAGCAGCTCCTGAAGCGCATCCCCGAGCTGGGCACGATCCGCCTCCGGCAGACGCAGGAGAGTCTCCGGCGGCTGGTCCACATGGAGGAAGTCGGGATCGTGGGTGGGCATGGATGAGAGAGGGAAAAGGGGAGAGGGGTAAGGGAGAAGGGCTGATTAGGCGCTTCGCGCTACTTTTTAATGAGCCGGAACCGCTCCACTCGGCCTCCCGGGAAGGGATCGAGGGTGGGGGATTCTGTTTCCTCGACCTGGCGGTCGGTTTCGAGGCGGTAGCGGGCGTCGGGAGACTCTGCGTGGAGGATGAGCGCGAGAAGGTCTGCGGTGCTGCGCGTTTCCTCCCATGGCAGATCGGCGCTGGAGATGGCCGCACCTTTGCCGCCGGGCATGTCCGCGACGAAGGCGTTGGCACGGCGGACGGAGAGGGACTCTTTGAGCGCACGCTCCATGTCCCGCAGGCCGGCATCGCGGTCCTCGTCGGAGAGTTCCTCATCCGCCATGGCTTCCTGTTCCAGGGCGGTGCGCCGCTGAGGAGGCTCGTACAGTGAGTCTCGGCCTGCCGGGATCTGGGCCTCCGGCATACGGCAGGGGGGCAACTCGGGCTCGAGCTCC contains these protein-coding regions:
- a CDS encoding DUF4194 domain-containing protein, giving the protein MPTHDPDFLHVDQPPETLLRLPEADRAQLGDALQELLTHGSILGLEAGQSALYHWCRQNFEWLRETATLLGLDVALLHEERMVQALPRIASLQLRLRQDATLIWLALWYAGDVRWRDEGQTQALLSVGELNSLLKDQLLPDLASLPTRTRLREILRQAARFNLIRFTLAEPFEDSGIEVLPAIRRVVPFQDLADWTRSASVFKREETTDLEGAVPDTTPGSLGAVEDDFAA